The Burkholderia mayonis genome window below encodes:
- the ftsL gene encoding cell division protein FtsL yields MSRLNIFLLIIVMGCALSVVNSTNQQRQIFIQLQRAQSQEHQLQQDYAQLQYQQSALSKTSRIEQLATSSLKMQSITTGRTQYLTLSPGAAKAVDAPLPASAASQGGAR; encoded by the coding sequence ATGAGCCGCCTCAACATCTTCCTGCTGATCATCGTGATGGGATGCGCGCTGTCGGTCGTCAATTCGACGAATCAGCAGCGGCAGATCTTCATTCAGTTGCAGCGCGCGCAATCGCAGGAGCATCAGCTCCAGCAGGACTACGCGCAGCTTCAATATCAACAGAGCGCACTGTCGAAGACGTCGCGCATCGAGCAGCTCGCGACGAGCTCGCTGAAGATGCAGTCGATCACGACAGGGCGCACGCAGTACCTCACGCTTTCGCCTGGCGCGGCGAAGGCGGTCGACGCGCCGCTGCCGGCGTCCGCGGC